A window from Chitinophaga filiformis encodes these proteins:
- a CDS encoding TonB-dependent receptor, whose product MKLKVGTTSVAEIIRSLQQQTNYTFVYDPEYLARCQVKAIETENNKLSDVLKWLDERAPLDIMYSENKIVIRQGMQEKPAQVKNGFISGKVVDNKNEPLPGVTVKTSSGKGTLTSVDGTYQLTLEPGKYTLEFSFISYTTKRITDITVSEKKATPLNVVMAPSSSALKEVVITASYQKASVEGLYAIQKNNAALSDGISAEQIKVTPDNNAAQVLKRVSGLTVQDDKFVTVRGLSERYNNVMLNGANLPSTEPNRRNFSFDVVPSGLIDNIIVNKTSTPDMSAEFAGGLVQVNTRDIPVENFASITLGSGFNTNSTGKDFYATQRGDKDYLGFDDGNRKWWNKKWNADEYRKYAAAGNYAKMSEMNANIPNNWGLHKYSYSPVQNYQLSLGRRIKIRESSTLGITLAATYRHEEQIMNEERFQPTNYHYDSSSRAYQFNTALGAVANIGFQTKGHKIVFKNLYNRRFQNETDVYYGNEFNFLIVGGTDRNAVQYYNSITIINELLQNRLEGEHVLGKHLKIDWSGDYITVNRDQPDTRASKGYHVEGPKGFYEYVLTDNNGYMTQGLNIFNSRLEERRQNAAANFSVPFKIKDANELIKFGYAGNFRQADFKSTSLRLFNDPTGNPDSIRNATYGLADYQMQSLLKPGYLTYKLTSTGAGENAENYEGDQKLHAAYGMVDINFLKKFRFIGGVRMESNAMKITGVSFSTVTGLPVDTVVKYKRTDWLPSLNLVYSLTPAMNIRFAYSQTLARADFRERAPFIYYEFRERSIYRGATSLKDAKISNLDLRYEYYPGPGEIISVSAFHKKFDSPVELVSALGSPELIYFYFNLKSSTNNGVEIDLRKSLGFISPASGWLKNIYVSANGSWMNAKVNYDVASLIKAASDAVGGAPSGNTPDTRKRALQGLSPYVINGGIGYFGKVIGANISYNKYGRRIVSGGVFPYQDQYEKPRDVVDLQLSAMLLKNKLQVRFNISDLLQQDYVIYQNISATSPYSSGGGSFVDLDEPALLKENVNNDPKGLSYNKQLDYVYHKWFKGRNMSLNLTYNF is encoded by the coding sequence GTGAAGTTGAAAGTAGGCACTACATCAGTAGCTGAAATTATCAGATCATTGCAACAACAGACTAATTATACTTTCGTATATGACCCGGAGTATCTTGCCAGGTGCCAGGTAAAAGCTATAGAAACGGAAAATAACAAGCTGTCAGATGTATTGAAGTGGTTAGATGAAAGAGCTCCGCTGGACATCATGTACAGCGAAAACAAAATAGTGATCAGGCAAGGTATGCAGGAAAAACCTGCACAGGTAAAGAATGGGTTCATCAGTGGAAAGGTAGTGGATAATAAGAATGAACCATTACCCGGAGTAACAGTAAAGACCAGCAGTGGAAAAGGTACGCTCACTTCGGTTGACGGTACTTATCAGCTGACGCTGGAGCCGGGAAAATACACGTTGGAATTCAGTTTTATTTCATATACAACAAAGAGGATCACTGATATCACTGTAAGTGAAAAGAAGGCCACTCCTCTGAACGTAGTGATGGCGCCTTCTTCTTCTGCCTTAAAAGAAGTAGTGATCACTGCCAGTTATCAGAAAGCCTCAGTAGAAGGCTTGTATGCTATACAAAAGAATAATGCAGCATTGTCTGACGGTATCAGTGCTGAGCAGATAAAGGTAACTCCCGACAATAACGCAGCGCAGGTGTTGAAACGTGTGAGCGGACTAACCGTACAGGATGACAAATTCGTAACAGTGCGCGGGCTCAGTGAACGTTACAATAACGTAATGCTGAATGGTGCAAATCTTCCAAGTACAGAACCCAACCGCCGTAATTTCTCTTTCGATGTAGTACCAAGCGGTCTGATAGACAATATCATTGTGAATAAGACGTCCACGCCTGATATGTCTGCTGAATTTGCAGGAGGTCTGGTACAGGTAAATACGAGAGATATACCAGTAGAGAATTTTGCCTCTATAACATTGGGTAGCGGATTCAATACGAATAGTACAGGAAAGGATTTTTATGCAACGCAGCGGGGCGATAAAGACTATCTGGGATTTGATGATGGCAACCGTAAGTGGTGGAATAAGAAATGGAATGCTGACGAATATCGTAAGTACGCTGCTGCCGGCAACTATGCCAAGATGAGTGAAATGAATGCCAATATTCCCAACAACTGGGGACTGCATAAGTATAGCTATTCTCCTGTTCAGAACTATCAGCTGTCGCTGGGAAGAAGAATAAAGATCAGGGAATCATCCACGCTGGGCATTACACTGGCGGCCACTTATCGCCATGAGGAGCAGATCATGAATGAAGAACGTTTTCAGCCAACCAATTATCACTACGATAGCAGTTCCCGTGCATATCAGTTCAATACCGCATTAGGAGCAGTTGCTAATATCGGTTTTCAGACAAAAGGCCATAAGATCGTATTCAAGAATCTTTATAACAGAAGATTTCAGAATGAGACTGATGTATATTATGGAAATGAGTTCAATTTCCTGATAGTGGGTGGTACTGACCGTAATGCGGTGCAATACTACAACTCTATTACCATCATTAACGAATTACTGCAGAACAGGCTGGAAGGTGAACATGTGCTGGGAAAACACCTGAAGATCGACTGGTCCGGCGACTATATCACCGTGAACAGGGATCAGCCTGATACCCGTGCATCGAAGGGATATCATGTGGAAGGTCCTAAGGGATTTTATGAGTACGTATTGACCGACAATAACGGCTACATGACGCAGGGACTGAATATCTTTAACTCAAGACTGGAAGAGAGAAGACAGAATGCTGCAGCGAATTTTTCGGTCCCATTCAAAATAAAGGATGCGAATGAGCTCATCAAGTTTGGATATGCCGGTAACTTCCGCCAGGCAGATTTTAAATCGACCTCCCTTCGTTTGTTTAATGACCCCACTGGGAATCCCGATTCGATCAGGAACGCGACATATGGTTTAGCTGATTACCAGATGCAATCATTACTGAAGCCGGGATATCTTACCTATAAGCTGACGAGCACCGGAGCAGGAGAGAATGCAGAAAATTATGAAGGTGATCAGAAATTACATGCTGCTTATGGAATGGTGGACATTAATTTCCTTAAAAAGTTCAGGTTCATCGGTGGTGTGCGTATGGAAAGCAATGCAATGAAGATCACCGGTGTTTCTTTCAGCACTGTAACCGGTCTTCCTGTTGATACGGTTGTTAAATATAAACGTACTGACTGGTTACCGTCCCTCAACCTTGTGTATAGTCTCACGCCTGCCATGAATATCAGGTTTGCTTATTCACAGACACTGGCAAGAGCAGATTTCAGGGAAAGGGCGCCATTCATTTACTATGAGTTCCGGGAGAGAAGTATCTATCGTGGCGCAACATCGCTGAAAGATGCAAAGATCTCCAACCTTGATCTGCGGTATGAATATTATCCGGGACCAGGAGAAATAATATCAGTATCTGCTTTCCATAAGAAGTTTGATAGTCCGGTAGAGTTAGTGTCTGCGCTGGGTTCTCCTGAGTTGATCTACTTCTATTTTAACCTGAAGAGTTCAACAAACAACGGCGTAGAAATTGATCTGCGCAAGTCCTTAGGCTTTATATCCCCGGCATCCGGCTGGCTGAAAAATATTTATGTAAGCGCAAACGGTTCCTGGATGAATGCGAAGGTGAATTATGATGTAGCGTCGCTGATAAAAGCAGCATCTGATGCAGTTGGTGGTGCACCATCAGGTAATACACCAGACACACGTAAACGTGCATTGCAGGGTTTATCTCCTTATGTGATCAATGGTGGGATAGGTTATTTCGGAAAGGTGATCGGCGCTAACATTAGTTATAATAAATATGGCAGGCGCATTGTGAGTGGCGGTGTTTTCCCTTACCAGGACCAGTATGAAAAGCCGAGGGATGTAGTGGATCTGCAGTTGAGTGCGATGCTGTTGAAAAATAAACTACAGGTAAGGTTCAATATCAGTGATCTTTTACAACAGGATTATGTGATATACCAAAATATATCTGCAACGAGCCCTTACTCAAGTGGTGGCGGATCGTTTGTAGACCTGGATGAACCAGCTTTGCTGAAAGAGAATGTAAACAATGATCCTAAAGGTCTCTCGTATAACAAGCAACTGGATTATGTGTATCACAAGTGGTTTAAAGGACGGAATATGAGTTTAAACCTGACCTATAATTTCTAA
- a CDS encoding S41 family peptidase: MDLRIFPRKIVCLSGIAMIMLSCRKEDKIIPDPLPTGPVTRLETSKWILDSMRYYYLWNTALPEKADTQLAAIPYFNTLKQPADTFSQIIDLNDIPGTSKKDFLHTFGFDFTVVSVNGIERPLGLLKFVIPGSAAWQDGLRRGDYFTKINNTPLTPQNTAGLSEDLLDNHQGTLTKADIINNTVSETREIPLQGATLQENPLYSYQTFSNQGHPTGYIFYNYFDDFYNNALLDAFTKLKQDGIKELIIDLRYNPGGSVAAAAALITLIAPATNENSILARYTGNGKLGTQSITFGQALAVPESKVVIPFSKLATGRSAISRVFILTTPQTASAAELVINNLKPYIQVITIGERTYGKDKGAVVITDMRSPRRLSWALAPITYLLSNAKGEGNYTSGIAPDYTVYELNTQPLLPMGDPADPFIAKALAVIRGDGRTTNYPAERTTIPIYDTRAKASRESRLILPRR; this comes from the coding sequence ATGGACTTAAGGATTTTCCCACGTAAAATCGTATGCCTGTCAGGCATTGCGATGATCATGCTCTCCTGCCGGAAAGAAGATAAGATCATTCCGGATCCGCTTCCCACCGGCCCTGTTACACGCCTGGAAACAAGTAAGTGGATACTGGACAGCATGCGCTATTATTATCTCTGGAACACTGCCCTGCCCGAAAAAGCCGACACACAATTAGCCGCCATCCCCTATTTCAACACACTTAAACAGCCTGCAGACACATTTTCCCAGATCATTGACCTGAACGATATCCCCGGAACCAGTAAGAAAGATTTCCTGCATACCTTCGGCTTCGACTTCACCGTGGTATCTGTTAACGGAATAGAGCGCCCCCTGGGATTGCTGAAGTTTGTAATACCGGGCAGTGCTGCCTGGCAGGACGGACTAAGACGAGGCGACTATTTCACAAAGATCAATAATACACCGCTGACGCCACAAAATACGGCTGGCTTAAGTGAAGACCTCCTGGACAACCATCAAGGCACGCTTACCAAAGCTGACATTATAAACAATACAGTTAGTGAAACAAGGGAAATACCCCTGCAGGGTGCAACCTTGCAGGAAAATCCACTGTACAGCTACCAGACATTCAGCAACCAGGGACATCCTACCGGCTATATCTTCTATAACTATTTTGATGATTTCTACAACAATGCCCTGCTCGATGCATTTACTAAGCTCAAACAGGACGGCATAAAGGAATTGATCATCGACCTCCGCTACAATCCCGGAGGAAGCGTTGCAGCCGCAGCAGCACTGATTACGCTGATTGCACCGGCCACTAATGAAAACAGTATTTTAGCCAGGTATACCGGCAACGGGAAACTGGGCACACAATCCATCACTTTCGGACAGGCACTCGCTGTACCCGAAAGCAAAGTGGTGATCCCCTTCAGCAAACTGGCAACCGGCAGATCAGCAATCAGTCGCGTATTTATCCTCACTACTCCTCAGACGGCCTCCGCAGCAGAGCTTGTGATCAACAATCTTAAGCCCTACATACAGGTTATTACAATCGGAGAAAGAACATATGGAAAAGACAAGGGAGCAGTTGTTATAACTGATATGCGTAGTCCCCGCCGTTTATCGTGGGCACTGGCGCCTATTACCTACTTATTATCAAATGCAAAAGGCGAAGGAAATTATACATCCGGTATTGCTCCTGACTATACCGTCTATGAACTGAATACGCAGCCATTACTTCCGATGGGCGATCCTGCAGATCCGTTTATTGCAAAAGCCCTGGCTGTTATCAGAGGTGATGGAAGAACCACAAATTATCCAGCGGAAAGAACCACCATTCCCATTTATGATACCCGTGCAAAAGCCAGCAGGGAAAGCCGCTTAATACTGCCACGTAGATAA
- a CDS encoding RNA polymerase sigma-70 factor encodes MSDNPSRILFGQLFESNREKVYRFAFKLTDDRQRAEEITQQCFIKLWENMHKVQEGQDVFPLLFVFTKHIVIDETRKLYRERKTLTHISQHQPISNENAEENALLRKEFNQQVHKVIEQMPEQRRNVYILSRDKGQSNKEIADQLSLSPTTVRNHLTLALQSLKRELMVRYDMETK; translated from the coding sequence ATGTCTGATAACCCATCCAGAATACTCTTTGGTCAATTATTTGAATCCAACAGGGAAAAGGTGTACCGGTTCGCATTCAAACTTACCGATGACCGGCAACGGGCGGAAGAAATCACCCAGCAGTGCTTCATCAAGCTCTGGGAAAACATGCATAAAGTACAGGAAGGACAGGATGTCTTCCCACTATTGTTCGTATTTACCAAGCACATTGTTATCGATGAAACACGTAAACTGTACCGCGAAAGAAAAACATTGACCCATATTTCCCAGCACCAACCCATCAGCAATGAGAACGCAGAAGAAAATGCATTGCTGAGAAAAGAATTCAATCAACAGGTACACAAGGTGATAGAACAAATGCCCGAACAAAGGAGGAACGTGTATATTTTGAGCCGTGACAAAGGACAAAGCAATAAGGAAATAGCCGACCAGCTTTCACTTTCACCAACCACAGTAAGAAACCATCTGACCCTTGCCCTGCAATCCCTGAAGCGGGAGCTAATGGTACGTTACGATATGGAGACCAAATAG
- a CDS encoding DUF4254 domain-containing protein: MSTELYNQIFDQSIADYHVHNSVHQPILNPYEKSAFEHLLYLKNWIDTVQWHLEDIIRDPLIDPVKALEIKRWIDRSNQERTDVVEYIDSYFLDKYKDVKPGAGATINTESPAWAIDRLSILALKIYHMREEATRPDATPEHREACQRKLDILLEQRSDLGSAISQLLEDIAAGKKYMKVYKQMKMYNDPALNPVLYKGK; this comes from the coding sequence ATGTCTACAGAACTGTACAATCAAATATTTGATCAGAGTATTGCCGATTATCATGTGCATAACAGTGTACATCAGCCTATCCTGAACCCTTACGAAAAATCAGCTTTTGAGCACCTGCTGTATCTGAAGAACTGGATCGATACGGTGCAGTGGCACCTGGAGGATATCATCCGCGATCCCCTGATCGACCCTGTGAAAGCATTGGAAATCAAGCGTTGGATAGATCGTTCCAACCAGGAGCGTACAGATGTGGTGGAGTACATTGACAGCTATTTTCTGGATAAATATAAAGATGTGAAGCCGGGCGCCGGGGCCACCATCAATACGGAAAGCCCGGCCTGGGCGATAGACCGCCTGTCCATACTGGCACTAAAGATCTATCATATGCGGGAGGAAGCTACCCGTCCGGATGCTACCCCTGAACACAGGGAGGCCTGCCAGCGTAAGCTGGACATTCTCCTGGAGCAGCGCAGTGATCTGGGAAGCGCTATCTCCCAGCTGCTGGAAGATATTGCTGCTGGTAAGAAGTACATGAAAGTGTACAAGCAGATGAAAATGTACAATGATCCCGCCTTAAACCCTGTTCTTTACAAGGGAAAATAA
- a CDS encoding glycosyltransferase family 9 protein: MPEQLRTILSIRFSAMGDVAMTIPVMQQVLEQHPDIQIVFVSNKNWEALCEGIPRLIFFPADLKGEHKGFSGLYRLYKAIRKTWKIDAVADLHHVLRSQIVRTFFRLSGCPVAVIDKGRAEKKALARPEEKVLLPLTSTIERYATVFRQLGLSLTINATRPVYPRQPLTSELMAITGPKNGEKWIGLAPFATYKEKTYPLAKMEEVLAALVKRPGVKVLLMGGGAVEIAQLTSLAIKYPEAVVVAGRFKLPAELAIISNLDVMISMDSANMHLASLFRVPVVSIWGATHPFAGFMGFGQSETNTVQLESLSCRPCSIFGNKPCFRGDHACMEWIPPAAVVDKVLKVVG, from the coding sequence ATGCCAGAACAATTGAGAACGATACTGTCTATCCGCTTTTCCGCCATGGGGGATGTGGCAATGACCATTCCGGTGATGCAGCAGGTCCTGGAGCAGCATCCGGACATACAGATCGTTTTTGTGTCTAACAAGAACTGGGAGGCTTTGTGTGAAGGTATTCCCCGGCTGATCTTCTTTCCGGCCGACCTGAAGGGGGAGCATAAAGGCTTTAGCGGATTATACCGGCTTTACAAGGCTATCAGGAAAACCTGGAAAATAGATGCGGTGGCTGACCTGCATCATGTACTGCGCTCCCAGATCGTACGCACCTTTTTCCGGTTGAGTGGCTGCCCGGTAGCTGTGATCGACAAAGGAAGAGCAGAAAAGAAGGCCCTGGCGAGACCAGAGGAGAAAGTGCTGCTACCGCTGACCAGTACTATAGAGCGATATGCCACCGTATTCCGTCAATTGGGGCTGTCCCTGACCATTAACGCTACCCGGCCTGTATATCCCCGTCAGCCGCTTACATCCGAATTGATGGCCATTACAGGGCCTAAAAACGGGGAAAAATGGATAGGACTGGCGCCTTTTGCCACGTATAAGGAAAAAACCTATCCACTGGCAAAGATGGAGGAGGTACTAGCCGCGCTGGTAAAACGGCCTGGTGTGAAGGTGTTGCTAATGGGTGGAGGTGCTGTGGAGATAGCGCAACTGACTTCACTGGCCATAAAATACCCCGAAGCAGTAGTGGTGGCAGGGCGATTCAAACTGCCGGCGGAACTGGCCATTATCAGCAACCTGGATGTGATGATCAGTATGGATTCGGCCAATATGCACCTGGCATCCCTGTTCCGCGTGCCGGTGGTCTCCATTTGGGGGGCTACGCATCCATTTGCCGGTTTTATGGGATTCGGGCAAAGTGAGACCAATACAGTGCAGCTGGAAAGCCTTTCCTGCCGTCCGTGCTCAATATTTGGCAATAAGCCCTGTTTCAGGGGGGACCATGCCTGTATGGAGTGGATCCCGCCTGCTGCTGTAGTGGATAAGGTCCTGAAAGTGGTTGGTTGA
- a CDS encoding acyl-CoA thioesterase, producing the protein MNFYTRKWVKPEDLNAHGTLFGGSLLRWIDEEAAIYSIIQLGTNRCVTKYMSEINFINSAKQGDIVELGIKATHFGRTSLTLTCQVRNKITQKTILTVDKMVFVSVDENGVPAPHGRTKITYTDERLREDD; encoded by the coding sequence ATGAACTTCTATACACGTAAATGGGTGAAACCCGAAGATCTGAATGCACACGGGACTTTATTTGGCGGCAGCCTGCTGCGTTGGATAGACGAAGAGGCCGCAATTTATTCTATTATTCAGCTGGGAACAAACAGGTGTGTGACCAAATACATGTCTGAGATCAATTTCATCAACTCTGCCAAACAAGGTGATATTGTAGAGTTAGGGATCAAAGCGACCCATTTCGGAAGAACATCTTTAACGCTGACCTGCCAGGTAAGGAACAAGATCACACAGAAAACGATACTCACGGTGGATAAAATGGTATTTGTGAGTGTGGATGAAAACGGTGTGCCTGCGCCACACGGCCGCACGAAAATCACCTATACTGACGAACGCCTGAGAGAGGACGATTAA
- a CDS encoding dioxygenase produces the protein MERKRFIKMAALLPLIPYSSQIERLLNLPGIFQPTEKMPVFFVGHGDPENAFRDNPFTQSLRKMGTSLTRKPSAILVISGHYLTAENSWLKVPAHFNCSYYDVAGATSFSTVIPELSPQVKIDESTDLDHGAWAILRHIMPDANIPVMELSVPVSQRLDYHWNLAQHLKPLREKGVLIIGSGNIVHNLQLSLLKGTFSNGKPYSWAIEFDEWVKARINERDFGSLFYYRNLGKLARRAVPTEDHYIPMLYSIALADKHEEIHYTYEEVLAAVSMRCFTVGRC, from the coding sequence ATGGAGCGGAAAAGATTCATTAAAATGGCGGCACTACTGCCACTGATCCCCTATTCGTCGCAGATCGAACGCTTACTTAACTTACCAGGTATTTTCCAGCCTACTGAAAAAATGCCGGTATTCTTCGTAGGTCATGGTGATCCGGAAAATGCATTCAGAGACAACCCTTTCACCCAAAGCCTGCGGAAAATGGGAACTTCCCTCACAAGGAAGCCATCCGCTATATTGGTCATCTCCGGCCACTACCTGACAGCCGAAAACTCCTGGCTGAAAGTACCTGCGCATTTCAACTGCTCTTACTACGATGTTGCCGGAGCTACCAGCTTCAGTACCGTAATACCGGAATTGTCTCCGCAAGTCAAAATAGATGAAAGCACCGATCTTGACCACGGCGCCTGGGCTATTCTCCGGCACATCATGCCCGATGCCAACATTCCGGTAATGGAATTAAGCGTTCCGGTCAGCCAGCGACTGGACTATCACTGGAATCTGGCGCAGCACCTGAAGCCATTACGGGAAAAAGGCGTGTTGATCATTGGTAGCGGCAACATTGTGCATAACCTGCAACTAAGCCTGCTAAAGGGTACCTTCAGCAATGGGAAACCGTATTCCTGGGCTATTGAATTCGATGAGTGGGTAAAAGCCAGGATCAATGAACGCGACTTCGGCAGTCTGTTCTACTACAGGAATCTGGGGAAACTGGCGCGCAGAGCCGTGCCTACGGAAGATCATTATATTCCTATGCTGTACAGCATTGCACTGGCAGATAAACATGAAGAGATTCACTACACCTACGAAGAAGTTCTTGCCGCAGTGAGCATGCGTTGCTTCACCGTAGGACGATGTTAA
- a CDS encoding class I SAM-dependent methyltransferase — translation MMRYLLYFLYVGWHWGLDLAFFIVRHEIRGEKKYGIRTIGTDNLSSDVSKEDRKHIAMYEPVNYYTATWLFDHLQPTDLSTTLLDVGCGKGRVLAMGAAYGFTALAGIDLSPKLYQAAVKMRDMLYNRYQNIRINVACQDARAYTIPETVGVIFLFNPFDHVIMEEFIAKVQESLRRKQRPIKILYANPQCKQQWLDAGFEETDSFVKMNFLRGSILVKA, via the coding sequence ATGATGAGATACCTGTTATATTTTTTATATGTCGGATGGCACTGGGGATTAGATCTGGCCTTTTTCATCGTCAGGCACGAAATCCGCGGAGAAAAGAAATACGGCATCCGGACTATTGGGACAGACAATCTCTCTTCAGATGTTTCCAAAGAGGACAGGAAACATATTGCCATGTATGAGCCGGTCAACTACTACACCGCTACCTGGCTGTTTGACCATCTGCAGCCTACGGACCTGTCCACTACCCTGTTGGACGTTGGCTGTGGAAAAGGACGTGTATTAGCTATGGGAGCCGCGTACGGCTTTACCGCACTTGCCGGCATAGACCTTTCCCCAAAACTTTACCAGGCCGCCGTAAAAATGCGGGATATGCTGTATAACCGGTATCAGAACATCAGGATCAATGTGGCCTGCCAGGATGCACGAGCCTATACCATTCCCGAAACCGTCGGCGTGATCTTCCTCTTCAATCCCTTCGATCATGTGATCATGGAGGAATTTATCGCTAAAGTGCAAGAAAGCCTGCGCAGAAAACAGCGCCCCATAAAGATCCTCTATGCCAATCCGCAATGCAAACAACAATGGCTGGATGCAGGATTCGAAGAAACAGACTCTTTTGTTAAAATGAATTTCCTGAGAGGAAGCATATTGGTGAAGGCTTGA
- a CDS encoding TerC family protein, protein MDLFSAEGLFTVDSLISLLTLSVLEIVLGIDNIVFISIMAGKLPLDKQKKARRLGLTLAMFVRILLLLSISWIMSLTSTLFNVGHWIGIENEKWLEATAISGRDFILLIGGLFLIYKSTAEIHEKLEGGGHEEANPKPVSFTQTIIQILLLDIVFSLDSVITAVGMADHIQIMIVAVIIAVGVMVLASEGISNFVNKHPTVKMLALSFLLLIGVSLIAESFEQHIPKGYIYFAMAFSVFIEMLNLKMKSKAGKPVQLHQPRLKEQE, encoded by the coding sequence ATGGATCTTTTTTCCGCCGAAGGCTTGTTTACGGTAGACTCCCTGATCAGCCTCTTAACCTTAAGCGTACTTGAAATAGTACTTGGAATTGATAATATCGTTTTTATTTCAATTATGGCGGGAAAACTGCCTTTAGACAAGCAAAAGAAGGCCCGTCGCCTTGGTTTGACCCTTGCTATGTTTGTCCGCATACTGTTGCTGCTTTCCATCAGCTGGATCATGTCATTGACCAGCACGCTGTTCAACGTAGGGCACTGGATAGGCATAGAAAATGAAAAATGGCTGGAGGCCACTGCCATCTCCGGAAGGGATTTCATCCTGCTGATCGGAGGCCTCTTCCTGATCTATAAAAGCACTGCCGAAATACATGAGAAGCTGGAGGGCGGCGGACATGAGGAAGCAAATCCGAAACCTGTCAGCTTCACACAAACCATCATCCAGATCTTACTGCTGGACATCGTCTTCTCCCTGGACTCTGTCATCACCGCAGTGGGTATGGCCGACCATATCCAGATCATGATCGTTGCCGTAATTATCGCGGTAGGCGTAATGGTACTGGCATCTGAAGGCATTAGTAACTTCGTAAATAAACACCCTACGGTAAAAATGCTGGCACTCTCCTTCCTGTTGCTCATCGGTGTCTCCCTGATCGCAGAAAGCTTCGAACAGCATATCCCGAAAGGATATATCTATTTCGCAATGGCATTCTCAGTCTTCATAGAAATGCTGAACCTGAAAATGAAGTCCAAAGCCGGTAAACCAGTTCAGTTACACCAACCGAGGCTGAAGGAGCAGGAATAA
- a CDS encoding HAD family hydrolase, with the protein MDIKVIAFDADDTLWINEPYFRETETEFCQLMENYLPQHTAARELLQVEIRNLALYGYGIKGFMLSMIETALTISNKTIDISAVEKIIDLGKALLARPVEVLEGVHEVLQILKDDYRLVVATKGDLLDQERKLRNSGILHFFHHVEVMSDKQEGDYRKLLKHLDIRPDQFLMIGNSLKSDVLPVLAIGGHAIHIPFHITWEHEHVDVHIDNPNFRQVEHISEILPLLYATLR; encoded by the coding sequence ATGGATATAAAAGTTATTGCCTTTGATGCGGACGATACATTGTGGATAAACGAACCTTATTTCCGTGAAACTGAGACGGAGTTTTGCCAACTGATGGAAAATTATTTACCGCAGCATACTGCAGCGCGTGAATTATTGCAGGTAGAGATCAGGAATCTTGCCCTCTACGGTTATGGTATTAAAGGATTCATGCTGTCTATGATCGAAACGGCATTGACAATATCCAACAAGACCATTGATATCAGTGCTGTAGAAAAGATCATAGACTTGGGGAAAGCCCTGCTGGCCAGGCCGGTAGAAGTGCTGGAAGGTGTACATGAGGTCTTGCAGATCCTGAAAGATGATTACCGCCTGGTGGTAGCTACTAAAGGCGACCTGCTGGACCAGGAACGTAAATTGCGTAATTCCGGTATCCTGCATTTCTTTCACCATGTTGAAGTAATGTCAGACAAACAGGAGGGCGACTACCGTAAATTATTAAAACACCTTGATATCAGGCCCGACCAGTTCCTGATGATCGGCAATTCCCTGAAATCGGATGTACTGCCGGTGCTTGCCATTGGCGGTCATGCCATTCATATTCCCTTTCATATTACCTGGGAGCATGAACATGTAGACGTGCATATTGATAACCCCAACTTCCGGCAGGTAGAACATATTTCCGAGATTCTGCCATTGCTGTATGCAACTTTGCGATGA